TTTTTATTATAATTGGTTAGAGGGGGAGGATTAGTCAAATGCTGACCAAAAAGCAAATCCGCTTTTGCTTGGATGAAATGAAAAAAATGTTTCCTAACGCACAATGTGAGTTAACTCATGAAAACTCATTTGAGCTGGTCATTGCTGTATTACTATCTGCACAATGCACAGATAACTTAGTTAATAAAGTAACGAGTACGTTATTTCAAAAATACAAAACACCTGAAGATTACTTAGCCGTACCGTTAGAAGAGCTTCAGGAAGATATTAAATCAATTGGATTGTACCGAAATAAGGCAAAAAATATTCGCAAGCTTTGCTCCATGCTTATAGAAGATTATGGTGGTGTCGTCCCACAGTCAAAAACAGAACTGATGAAGCTTGCTGGAGTAGGCAGAAAGACAGCTAATGTAGTTGCATCTGTCGCCTTTGGCGAACCTGCAATTGCAGTTGATACACATGTGGAGCGCGTTGCCAAACGCCTAGGTATTTGCAGATGGAAGGATTCGGTAACTGAAGTAGAAGAAACATTAATGCGAAAAGTTCCCAAAGAGGAGTGGAGTGATACACATCATCGCATGATTTTTTTTGGTCGCTATCATTGTAAAGCGAGAAATCCAAACTGTCCTGAATGCCCGCTATTAGAATTGTGCCGAGAAGGGAAAAAGCGAATGAAAAAAACAAAACAGGTAAACGTATAGTGAACTGCTCCCCCGGGTAGAACAGATTTTATTTATAATCTGTTCTACCCGGGGGAGCTTTCTGTGTCCAATCAGTTTTGTTCTAGTCATTTAAAATATGAAGTGTTAATGGCGTACCATTGTAGAGTTATGTTCCACGTATGGTATTTCTAAAAGGTCCTTATATGAATAGATAGAGACATATGCAGTCGATCTAGCTACAGTCACTCTGAAACAGTAGGAAGATTCATTAATCCATAGTGTTCGTGGTTTTCAAATACTTCACATGGATTTAGACGAAGCAGAAATGGCATAGCGTATGTCTTAAGTTGATAAATGTATGGATAATGGACCCATGGAATCTTTTTGAGAAC
This genomic interval from Virgibacillus pantothenticus contains the following:
- the nth gene encoding endonuclease III, whose protein sequence is MLTKKQIRFCLDEMKKMFPNAQCELTHENSFELVIAVLLSAQCTDNLVNKVTSTLFQKYKTPEDYLAVPLEELQEDIKSIGLYRNKAKNIRKLCSMLIEDYGGVVPQSKTELMKLAGVGRKTANVVASVAFGEPAIAVDTHVERVAKRLGICRWKDSVTEVEETLMRKVPKEEWSDTHHRMIFFGRYHCKARNPNCPECPLLELCREGKKRMKKTKQVNV